The DNA sequence AATCTCAAAGTAAGTcactcaaataaaatatatatttgtaacgTACATACATTGATAATTTTATAAGCTAAATAAATTAAGTATGATTTTATggtgttaattaattattattattattattattttttgggtttcagTTATTGATACCGGTGATGGGAAGCACTGTGGTGGAAATGGTGGAGAAGTGGTCGGCATTAATGTCGGAATCTGGCGAGGTAGAAATTGAAGTCTCAGACTGGTTTCAAACCCTAACAGAAGATGTGATTACTCGAGCAGCATTCGGTAGCAGCTATGAAGATGGCAAAGCCATTTTCAAGCTCCAAACTCAACAAATGGTTCTCGCCGCCGATGCATTCCAGAAGGTTTTCATCCCTGGTTACAGGTactatataaacatataattttattctatcaATCCAGATTTTACTTGACGTCACCGTCCTATTACCAGAATGTGACTCTTCATCCTATTATCGCTAATAAAACACTGCCGTTAGTGTCCTGTATATTATCAGTACTAGGACACTGACGATGGCAGTATAATCAGGGCGATAATTCTATGTGTTGTTGATTACCATCTTTTAATTGTgctttttttcataaatatttatttatttaattttttttgggcttttaagATTTCTACCAACGAAGAGAAACTTAAATTCATGGAAATTCGACAAGGAAATAAAGAAATCTTTGATAAAGCTGATAGACAAGAGGAAAGAGAATTCTACTTCTACttcatcatcatcgtcttcttcaggaaacaacaacaacaaaatggaAGAGAAAAGTCCGAAAGATTTGCTGGGGTTGATGATTCAGGCATCGGAAACCAACAACAATATCACAGTGAAGGACATAGTGGAAGAGTGCAAGAGCTTTTTCTTTGCAGGCAAACAGACCACATCCAACCTGCTGACGTGGACTACGGTTCTATTGGCGATGCACCCTCATTGGCAGGTACAGGCACGTGACGAGGTGCTGAGGGTTTGTGGAGCACGTGACATACCCACCAAGGATGATGTTGTAAAGCTTAAgacggtaaaaaaaaaaaaaaaaaaaaaaaggctaaaccCTCTCCCTCACTCTCTTCCCTCATATATGTTATATCCATCTAATCTCAATCATATGCCCACCACCATCACAACCTCCCCCCATGTTACGacaaattttatgttttgtctCTTACCACTCTCTCCCTGTTTGTTTCCTGAGAAAAACTAAACTGCCACCTTTTGCTTTATGTTTGCTTGTTCCtcttggaaaataaaataaataaataaaagttttgaaaaaccTACCACTCCAATTGGAcacttttgtcattttccaatTGAAGGGCAATTTGGtcaaattattattactgttattattattatttttttctcttaaaataaGGTTTTGATCTGATGGTGCAGCTGTCCATGATTCTCAATGAATCACTGCGGTTATACCCGCCCACGATTGCCACAATCAGAAGGGCGAAAACCGATGTGGAACTAGGGAACTACAAGATCCCACGCGGGACCGAGCTTTTAATTCCAATCCTAGCCGTTCATCATGATCAAGCCACATGGGGAAACGATGCGAATGAATTCAACCCGGCCCGATTCTCTGAAGGTGTGGCCCGAGCCGCAAAACACCCGGTTTCTTTCATTCCGTTTGGGCTTGGAGTCCGAACCTGCATTGGGCAGAACCTGGCTGTATTGCAAGCCAAGTTGGCTCTTGCAATCATACTTCAGCGGTTCTCGTTCAGGTTGGCCCCCACCTATCAACATGCCCCAACGGTCCTGATGCTACTTTACCCTCAATACGGAGCACCTATCATTTTCCAACGCAGTGATGACCCTGATGAACATTATCAAGGGTCGTGATGATCTATCACTATCCTTTTAAGGGTGTACGACTGGTTTTTGTTGTGCGAGTGAGCATAGTAttttgccatatatatatatatataaaaaatatatatatatatatatatatattatatgaggTGACCAAAATACCCCCTTTGAATGGCTTTGTTTggaccaaggaaaaaaaaaaaatggattgcATATTTGCATTCCATTGTCTGAGCTTTGGCATTACTGACCCACCCCATGCCTGTGGTTTTTTACCAGAAGATATTAActcatggtttttatttttttatttttttttaatttgtttaactttttttttgtttttatttttttttttggcgggtGGGGGGGTAAGGGGGGTCGGGGGTGTTGGGGGAAGAGTTTGGCCTGGGCATGTAAGCTTTGTTTGGTGATTTTTAAATGTAGGGGTAGGATTTTAGAAAATGGCTAACAACTAGGtagctttctctctctgtctgtcTCACGGTGTATGTAATATGTACATTCTGATTATCAATCCCTTCCTTCCTTCTTTCCCACCTACACAGTTTTGTAATCCCCATTATGCATTAATGAATTCCCTTTTAATTGCTTGTTTATCACTGGACAACTCATGTTCTCTTTATTcgatatataaaattcaatgaattttttaattgatatttaaaaaccaAACTCCAATTGTTTCCTTTTCTGTTACTTTCCTtcgtttttctttctcttcatcAATGTTGAAATGGAAATGTCATCAATTATGgtaaaaaattgaaacattATTCTTGATATATACCCTTTGCAATGACAgttgataataattttgaattcgAAATTTTCATcccaaatcaaatatatatatatatatatatgtaaatttgttatctttttttttcttaaaaaaaatatatatatatatatatcttatgatAGTATCATAATCATCAAGCGAAGCCATATGCCGTGCAGATTAACAGTATAAgattatttaaaacataatgAAATTTGTCAAAACTTGAATATAACTTTAAATCTATAGGTGTGAACTTGAATCG is a window from the Ziziphus jujuba cultivar Dongzao chromosome 11, ASM3175591v1 genome containing:
- the LOC107432377 gene encoding cytochrome P450 734A1, producing MEQELLSWAKLVLISLIVFALAVKVFVLLWWRPRKIEGHFSKQGIRGPPYHFFIGNVKEVVGMMLKASSQPMPFSHNILPRVLSFYHHWKKIYGAPFLVWFGPTVRLAVADPDLIREVFSSKSELYEKNDAHPLVKQLEGDGLLSLKGEKWAHHRKIIAPTFHMENLKLLIPVMGSTVVEMVEKWSALMSESGEVEIEVSDWFQTLTEDVITRAAFGSSYEDGKAIFKLQTQQMVLAADAFQKVFIPGYRFLPTKRNLNSWKFDKEIKKSLIKLIDKRKENSTSTSSSSSSSGNNNNKMEEKSPKDLLGLMIQASETNNNITVKDIVEECKSFFFAGKQTTSNLLTWTTVLLAMHPHWQVQARDEVLRVCGARDIPTKDDVVKLKTLSMILNESLRLYPPTIATIRRAKTDVELGNYKIPRGTELLIPILAVHHDQATWGNDANEFNPARFSEGVARAAKHPVSFIPFGLGVRTCIGQNLAVLQAKLALAIILQRFSFRLAPTYQHAPTVLMLLYPQYGAPIIFQRSDDPDEHYQGS